CTCTAAATGCTTCTAGCATCGGTGTATTTTTATCAACGATTTCTAATAAGCGATCGTTAGGAATAACGATTAACGTATCCACTTTATCTTTGAGGGCAGCGATACCGTTTGCCGCCTGCATCATTCGTTTACGCCCTTCAAATGTAAAAGGCCGCGTAACGACACCAACTGTGAGAGCTCCTGCTTCCTTTGCTATTTCGGCAATCACAGGGGCTGCTCCGGTTCCTGTTCCGCCTCCCATTCCAGCTGTGATAAATACCATATCTGCACCATTTAATTGCTCCTCAAGGTGCTCTCTACTTTCCTCCGCAGCCTTCTTTCCTATTTCTGGGTTCGCTCCTGCTCCTAAACCACGAGTTAGCTTACCACCCAGTTGCAGTTTTTCTTCTGCTTTTGATAAATGTAGAGCTTGCGCATCAGTATTCACAGCAATGAAATCCACACCTTGTAACCCATTCTCGATCATCCGGTTAACAGCATTACTTCCGCCACCACCGACACCTATTACTTTTATTTTCGCTAATTGTTCCATATCCATTTCAAATTCTAACATTTTCTATCCCCCAATCCGAGTTCGTTCCATTCGCTTCTAGTTGTGTGGTTCTACTCAAAGAACATTTTAAACATATTTGATACTTTCTTCTTAACACCAGGGCCTTCTTTAGGCTCTTTCACTTTTCCTTGTCGAGGATTCTCTTTCCGTTCTCTTTTGTCAACACCATAAGTCACTTCTTCTCCCGTTTCTAATCCTTTCTTAGCCTCTTTACCTTGTATCCGGAGATTTTTATGAGCAAATGTAATTAAGCCCACTCCGTTCGTATACTGAGGCTCTCTGACGCCAATATAATCAGGAATCGCTACTCTCACATTTTTTTGCATAACGTCCCGTGCTAATTCCAAAATGCCAGGCATTTTGGCTACACCTCCGGTTAGAACAAAGCCTCCGGACAAATCTTGGTAACCCATCCGGTAGATTTCTTTCATAACAAGGTTAAACATTTCTTCTAAACGCGGTTCAATAATATTGGCGAGCTGCCATTGCGAAAATTCTTGTCTTTGATCACTACCAATCTCCGAAACCTCAAACGTTTCTTCATCGGAGGCGTGACTAACGAAAGCATGTCCATGTGTTTTTTTGACATTTTCTGCCTCTTCAGTTGATGTTCTTAAGCCGACCGATATGTCATTAGAAATATGATCGCCACCGATAGGGATTTGCCGTGTCCCTTGTAGTAAGCCGTCTTCAAAGACCGAAACAGTCGTAGACCCTCCACCAAGATCAATTAATGCCACACCGAGGCTTTTTTCATCTTTCGATAATGCAATTGAGCCAGCTGCAAGTGGTTGTAACACAATATCGGCTACTTCAAGCCCTGCTTTTTCGACACAACGTAGAAGGTTATGTAGCATCGTTTTCGCACCTGTAATGATCGTCCCTTCCATTTCAAGGCGGACTCCGATCATGCCACGTGGATCGTTAATTTCATCTAAACCATCCACAATAAATTGGCGAGGGATAACATCGATAATGTCCCTTTCAGGGGGGATAGACACCACTTGTGCTGCATCAATGACCCGTGTAATATCTTCATCACCTATTTCTCTGTCATCACTAGACACGGCTACTACCCCATGACAGGGCTGCAACTGAATATGGTTCCCCGTTATTCCAACAACGACATGCTTGATGCTTAACCCAATCATTCTTTCCGCTTTGTCAACAGCGCTTTGGATCGATTGAACTGTTTCATCTATATCAACAATTGATCCTTTTTTAATACCTTCTGATTCCGCTTCTCCTACTCCGATAATATTTAACGACGCATTTGTCATTTCACCGATAATCACCCTCACGGATGACGTTCCAATATCAAGCGTCACGTATGTATCATGATTCTTCATTAGCTGGCACCTCCCTTTTTAACTCGTGTTGACCCCTTATCTCTTGTTCCCTGATAAGAATTGTATTCAACATCTGTTTGCCATTCCCTTTTTTTATCGGTAAAAATTATAAAATGTAAAACCCTTATTTTGAACGGGGTGTAGATATTTTATTTTGCTTATTAGTCCATCTGTCAAGAAAAATACGTCTAATGATTGCAATATTGTTAAATAACCTGACGCCAAAAGCAAATATTGCAGCTAAATATAAGTCTACACCAATATGAACACCGAGAAAAGCCAAACCGGCTGCTAAAAAAATATTCGTAAAGAATCCCGAGATAAATATTCTCTCGTCAAACTGTTTTTCTAAGTTGGCTCGTATACCTCCTACAAGTGTATCAAGGGCTGCCAATACAGCGATCGAAAAATAACTAGCGTATTGTTCCGAAATTTGAAAATCTGTAAAAAACCCTAAAAGCAATCCAAAAAAGAGTCCAAAAATTGGCAACCACATTTTATGAATCCTCCAGTACTGGTTCCATATATCGTACCCTGTACGTATGGTTATAAGCAGGTAATGTTAAGAGGTCGACTGCTTCCGAGGAGAAATCTAAGTTCTCATAAGAAAATATTTCTCTTGATTGTGAAGACATAATGGCATGATGCATGGACTCAGGATCATCACTAATCACTTTAATTTCAAGGGGAAAAGAGGTCATCCAATTTCCATTGATTAGTGTCCGTCCATTCGCTTCTCGAATAGCCGTCGTCGAAACAATTCGCTCATTTCCAATAGCGATATGTTCAGCGCCTTGAATATTTAATTCATTAATCAGTAGTCTAAGTAAGTAAGGAGGTACTGTGCGAATAGCTCCCCCACTGTAATTTTCATCAAAAGACACATTAACTTCGATAATGATACCCTCTCCCGTCACCTCTGTTAAACCTGCTTTCATTTGCAAATCATGAAAGACATCCTCCATCACTTCTTCCACATCTTCGTTTTCGTCTAATTGATACAAAATATCGCTTTGCCGATCAATTTCTTCATTCAACTCTTGCTGTCTTTCTTTCTCTGCCATTAAAGCTTGTCTTAAATCAGCCATGTTACGTGTATCTCGTTGTGGTGGATCATTAAAGGATTGAAATTGAACGGCTATCATAAACCCGATGATCATGGTGACACATGAAAAGCTGACCATTCTTATTCTCATGTGCCTTCACCGCTTTCAGAAAAATAGGGATCAATCTGGATATTATTTTTTTTCTCTATTCGTACTTGAATATTTTCGCTAACGAGTTGATCTTTAACCCCGCCTGTTAGGTTTAAGGCTTCCTCTAGGGTGTCACGGTCCCCAATGGCCGTTACCTCAAATGGCGCAAATGCTATTTCGCCATCTATCTCGATAACAGGTCCGATACACTGAATATACGTTTTATGCGTTATTCTATGGCCATTTATTGCGAGAGCTTCTGCTCCTGAAACGAGCAATTCATCAACTACTTGCTGAATATGCTGTTCATGTACAATATAGCTATTCGGATTATCTTCCCCTGGAATGTACTGTGCATCAGTAAGAGTTACTAGGACTCCTTCTCCTTTAACGCCAATTTCCCCAGTTACCATCCTTAATTTATCCATATCTTCTACAAGATTAAAATACATTTGTTCTTGATCAGACACCGTATCTTCAATTTGTTTTATTTCACTTTGAATGCCTTTTAACTGTTCGGCTAAATCCCGATTCGTCTCTTGCTCTAACAACACGTCATTTCTTAAATCATGTTCAGTTTGCCACTGCGAATCGGGCTCAACAAAACTATTTGTACCAAAGTCAGCATCCAGTTGAAAGCTCAATGCGATTAAAAATCCAGTAATTAACAAAACAAAGGAGAAAAACACGTACCTACTCTTCTTGGCTTTCACTATCCTCACCCTCCTCATCAACATCAAAACGTTCAAAATAAGGGTTCATTCGCATATGAACAATTCCTTCCACATCAGGATCTAATTGTTCCACAACTGAAGGATAGGGAGCGATTCTTTGCGCAAAATGTCTCACAGTTGAACTGACAGTAAAACCATCATTCATTAAAATCGTTAAACGATAAGTGTCATTTTCTGTCGGCTCTAGGATGATGTCGGACATTCGTTGTAGAAGGGCTGAAGGTGTTTCCGCTAGTTCATTAACCATTTCTTTTCTAATATCGTCATCTTCAAATCCTCTTAAAACGGGTGCATCGTATGGAACAAGGTGATCCGATTCAGAACTATTTGTATAAACATCACCCGTTATTAAAACAGGATCATAGCCATCACCATTAAAAATGTATGCAATTCGTTCATATTCTTCTATGTCAAGGTGAACTGTCGTTAACCATTCCCTGCTAACTTCAACTGATTTAATTGCCTCATGCGCAGTCAATCTATCTACGATTCCAGAAACCCCAAGGTTCCACATGCTTACTCCTTCCTCCAGTCGTGATTCTGATATAACCCATTCAGAGGAAGCAAAATAGTTACCATTTACCTTAACATTTTGTACGTGGCTAAAAGAGCTTTGAAAATAAATAATGAAAAGCATTAAAGTAAAAAAAAACAGACACATACATGATTAACCGTCTATTGGATCGCTGTTTTCTCCGCTCTTTAAGCTTAGGTATTCTCTCTTCAATTTTGATAACTTTCTTTTCTTTCATAAACTTATCCTCCATTAGTAGTGCAGGGAATTGAATGAGAAAACCGGCCAATGTAGACCTTTATCCGATCCGTTTGAACAGAAACAAGGTGGCTATGCGCCAAACTTACATATAAAACAGATCATCTTACGTGTTAATAGCCAACTTCTTTGTTAACGTTAGATTACTTACTATTTTATTGTTTAGTCACACTTTAAAGTAAAAAAAGAAGGGCGTCATCAAAACGGCCTTTTAGTAACGAAAAGCAGCATCATTTTATGAAAATCTCATAAAACGACCCTTCAATCAGGACATTAGCGTCCGTTATCTCCCCGCCTAAATAGAGTTTACGCCTCTCTCTATTTTGACGCGGGAATTTTACGGACGGTTATCTATGATAAATAAGCATAGTTGCTGTTCTTCTGTAAAAGTCTTGTAACTATGATGTTTGCAATTGAGCATCATCGATATAGGCCACTTCAGTCTCTAATGTAATCCCGTAGCCTTCCTCTATCTCTTGCTGAACGTGAGCAATTAACTTAAGTATATCATTCGCAGAAGCATCACCTGTGTTTACAATGAAATTACCATGTTTTTCTGATATTTTTGCACCGCCTATGGTATACCCTTTAAGACCTGCCTGTTCAATCAGCTGCCCTGCATAATGTGGTAAAGGATTACGAAAAACACTCCCGCAACAAGGGTCCTTCCATGGCTGAGTCTCTTTACGATAAGCTTTATAACGCTGTAAAGCCGCTTTTAATTTAACAGGGTCGTCTTTTCTTAGTTTAAATTGCGCCGCAAGACACATGGCGCCTTCT
The Salipaludibacillus sp. LMS25 DNA segment above includes these coding regions:
- the ftsA gene encoding cell division protein FtsA, whose product is MKNHDTYVTLDIGTSSVRVIIGEMTNASLNIIGVGEAESEGIKKGSIVDIDETVQSIQSAVDKAERMIGLSIKHVVVGITGNHIQLQPCHGVVAVSSDDREIGDEDITRVIDAAQVVSIPPERDIIDVIPRQFIVDGLDEINDPRGMIGVRLEMEGTIITGAKTMLHNLLRCVEKAGLEVADIVLQPLAAGSIALSKDEKSLGVALIDLGGGSTTVSVFEDGLLQGTRQIPIGGDHISNDISVGLRTSTEEAENVKKTHGHAFVSHASDEETFEVSEIGSDQRQEFSQWQLANIIEPRLEEMFNLVMKEIYRMGYQDLSGGFVLTGGVAKMPGILELARDVMQKNVRVAIPDYIGVREPQYTNGVGLITFAHKNLRIQGKEAKKGLETGEEVTYGVDKRERKENPRQGKVKEPKEGPGVKKKVSNMFKMFFE
- a CDS encoding small basic family protein, coding for MWLPIFGLFFGLLLGFFTDFQISEQYASYFSIAVLAALDTLVGGIRANLEKQFDERIFISGFFTNIFLAAGLAFLGVHIGVDLYLAAIFAFGVRLFNNIAIIRRIFLDRWTNKQNKISTPRSK
- a CDS encoding DUF881 domain-containing protein, with the translated sequence MRIRMVSFSCVTMIIGFMIAVQFQSFNDPPQRDTRNMADLRQALMAEKERQQELNEEIDRQSDILYQLDENEDVEEVMEDVFHDLQMKAGLTEVTGEGIIIEVNVSFDENYSGGAIRTVPPYLLRLLINELNIQGAEHIAIGNERIVSTTAIREANGRTLINGNWMTSFPLEIKVISDDPESMHHAIMSSQSREIFSYENLDFSSEAVDLLTLPAYNHTYRVRYMEPVLEDS
- a CDS encoding DUF881 domain-containing protein, with amino-acid sequence MKAKKSRYVFFSFVLLITGFLIALSFQLDADFGTNSFVEPDSQWQTEHDLRNDVLLEQETNRDLAEQLKGIQSEIKQIEDTVSDQEQMYFNLVEDMDKLRMVTGEIGVKGEGVLVTLTDAQYIPGEDNPNSYIVHEQHIQQVVDELLVSGAEALAINGHRITHKTYIQCIGPVIEIDGEIAFAPFEVTAIGDRDTLEEALNLTGGVKDQLVSENIQVRIEKKNNIQIDPYFSESGEGT
- a CDS encoding cell division protein FtsQ/DivIB, encoding MCLFFFTLMLFIIYFQSSFSHVQNVKVNGNYFASSEWVISESRLEEGVSMWNLGVSGIVDRLTAHEAIKSVEVSREWLTTVHLDIEEYERIAYIFNGDGYDPVLITGDVYTNSSESDHLVPYDAPVLRGFEDDDIRKEMVNELAETPSALLQRMSDIILEPTENDTYRLTILMNDGFTVSSTVRHFAQRIAPYPSVVEQLDPDVEGIVHMRMNPYFERFDVDEEGEDSESQEE
- a CDS encoding Miff domain-containing protein codes for the protein MKEKKVIKIEERIPKLKERRKQRSNRRLIMYVSVFFYFNAFHYLFSKLF